The proteins below are encoded in one region of Halalkalicoccus jeotgali B3:
- a CDS encoding ubiquitin-like small modifier protein 1 yields the protein MNLELRSFATFREAIGQKTIERDYEEGATVGAVLADLESEFDGLEGRLLDEDGAIQPQLSILKNGRDVTHAQGPETPLEAGDTLSLFPPVAGGSA from the coding sequence ATGAACCTCGAGCTGCGCTCGTTTGCCACCTTCCGGGAGGCGATCGGTCAGAAGACGATCGAACGCGATTACGAGGAGGGCGCCACCGTGGGGGCGGTCCTCGCGGATCTCGAATCGGAGTTCGACGGGCTGGAGGGACGACTGCTCGACGAGGACGGGGCGATCCAGCCCCAGCTCTCGATCCTGAAGAACGGTCGGGACGTGACCCACGCACAGGGTCCCGAGACGCCGCTCGAAGCGGGCGATACGCTGAGTCTGTTCCCGCCGGTCGCCGGGGGGTCGGCGTGA
- a CDS encoding DEAD/DEAH box helicase, with product MTDDTLEDFYDAIQDLGHPVLTAEELARALDCSQEEADRRLSELAGVGLVGRRDVERDPVVWYPKEWDQQARRERVVTFPNRREFVVSHPEQFTRARLSTFAHLIDTNGSGDALYRIREEDVWGAPYDDLADLLLALRRVTGERHESLEEWITRQWKRARQFVLRTHEDGYTVLEADSESLMGNVARQVLGEDQLHAPISDTESWVREGSEGEIKRLLYDEGYPVRDARDLDTGDPLEIELSLELREYQREWVERFTKQKAGVLVGPPGSGKTVAGMGAMAAVGGETLVLVPSRELAAQWRESLLESTSLSAAEIGEYHGGKKEIRPVTIATYQTAGMERHRRLFDERRWGLIIYDEAHHIPSPVFRRSADLQSKHRLGLSATPVRESDDEVEIFTLIGPPIGTDWSALFEAGYVMEPDVEIRYVPWRNEAAESEYASAVGHERRQVAASNPAKLDEIRRLLEAHAGEKTLIFVDWIDQGEAYAEDLEIPFLSGQTRYAKRERLLSEFRHGTREVLLVSRVGDEGIDLPAATVAIVASGLGGSRRQGSQRAGRTMRPVGGAQVYMLATRGTEEEEFVRDQLRHLQRKGVNVIEADAETA from the coding sequence GTGACCGACGACACGCTCGAGGACTTTTACGACGCGATCCAGGACCTGGGTCATCCGGTTCTCACCGCCGAGGAACTCGCCCGCGCCCTCGACTGTTCCCAGGAGGAGGCCGACCGTCGCCTCTCCGAGCTCGCGGGGGTCGGACTGGTGGGTCGGCGGGACGTCGAGCGCGATCCCGTCGTCTGGTACCCCAAAGAGTGGGACCAACAGGCGAGACGCGAGCGGGTCGTCACCTTCCCGAACCGTCGCGAGTTCGTCGTCTCGCATCCCGAGCAGTTCACCCGCGCCCGGCTCTCGACGTTCGCCCATCTGATCGACACGAACGGGTCGGGTGACGCGCTGTATCGGATCCGCGAGGAGGACGTCTGGGGGGCGCCCTACGACGATCTGGCCGACCTGCTTCTTGCGCTGCGGCGGGTGACGGGCGAGCGCCACGAGAGCCTCGAGGAGTGGATCACCCGCCAGTGGAAGCGCGCACGGCAGTTCGTCCTCAGAACTCACGAGGACGGATACACCGTCCTCGAGGCCGACAGCGAGAGCCTGATGGGCAACGTCGCCCGGCAGGTGCTCGGCGAGGACCAGCTCCACGCGCCGATTTCCGACACCGAAAGCTGGGTGCGCGAGGGGAGCGAGGGCGAGATCAAGCGCCTGCTGTACGACGAGGGCTACCCCGTCCGGGACGCCCGCGATCTGGACACGGGCGATCCCCTCGAAATCGAGCTTTCGCTCGAGCTACGTGAGTACCAACGGGAGTGGGTGGAGCGGTTCACAAAGCAAAAGGCCGGCGTGCTGGTCGGCCCGCCGGGAAGCGGCAAGACGGTCGCGGGGATGGGTGCGATGGCCGCGGTCGGCGGCGAGACCCTCGTTCTTGTTCCCTCCCGGGAACTCGCGGCCCAGTGGCGCGAGTCGCTGCTCGAATCGACATCCCTCTCGGCCGCGGAGATCGGCGAGTATCACGGCGGGAAAAAGGAGATCCGCCCGGTGACCATCGCGACCTACCAGACGGCGGGGATGGAACGGCACCGCCGGCTGTTCGACGAACGGCGGTGGGGGTTGATCATCTACGACGAGGCCCACCACATCCCCAGCCCCGTGTTCCGTCGGAGTGCGGACCTCCAGTCGAAACACCGACTGGGGCTGTCTGCGACCCCGGTCAGGGAGAGCGACGACGAGGTTGAGATCTTCACGCTGATCGGTCCGCCCATCGGCACTGACTGGTCGGCGCTGTTCGAGGCGGGCTACGTGATGGAGCCCGACGTCGAGATCCGCTACGTCCCCTGGAGAAACGAGGCCGCCGAATCCGAGTACGCGAGCGCCGTCGGCCACGAGCGCCGCCAGGTCGCCGCCTCGAACCCCGCGAAGCTCGACGAGATCCGTCGCTTGCTCGAGGCCCACGCCGGTGAGAAGACGCTGATCTTCGTCGATTGGATCGATCAGGGCGAGGCCTACGCCGAGGACCTCGAAATCCCGTTCTTGAGCGGACAGACCCGGTACGCGAAACGCGAACGCCTGCTCTCCGAATTTCGTCACGGCACCCGGGAGGTCCTGTTGGTCTCGCGGGTCGGCGACGAGGGGATCGACCTGCCGGCGGCGACCGTCGCCATCGTCGCCTCCGGGTTGGGCGGCTCCCGGCGCCAGGGCTCCCAGCGTGCGGGTCGGACGATGCGTCCCGTCGGTGGCGCGCAGGTCTACATGCTCGCGACCCGTGGCACCGAGGAGGAGGAGTTCGTCCGCGACCAGTTGCGCCACCTCCAACGTAAGGGCGTAAACGTCATCGAGGCGGACGCCGAGACCGCCTGA